One Chitinophagaceae bacterium C216 genomic window carries:
- the ltaA gene encoding L-allo-threonine aldolase: protein MNTYIDFRSDTVTRPSPAMLDTMMQARVGDDVFGEDPSVNELESLAASMFGMEAALFCPSGTMTNQIAIKCHTQPGDEVICDADAHIYQYEGGGIAFNSGCSVKLLSGDRGRINAEQVRQAIQPDDVHRARTSLVCVENTSNRGGGSCYEWEALEKIKQVCAEHHLAFHIDGARLFNAMVAKGQSPQQYGALFDSISICLSKSLGCPVGSILLGSKSFIKQARRIRKVLGGGMRQAGFLAAAGIYALTNNIDRLQKDHEHARLIEAALENKPFVASILPIETNIIIFETKGITAKELVEKLKQHQILGYAIAPYRVRLVLHLDITEAMVARTIEVLNAL, encoded by the coding sequence ATGAACACCTATATCGATTTTCGATCCGATACGGTTACGCGCCCTTCTCCCGCTATGCTGGATACCATGATGCAGGCCCGTGTGGGAGATGATGTATTTGGTGAGGACCCTAGCGTCAATGAGCTTGAGAGCCTAGCAGCCTCGATGTTTGGTATGGAAGCGGCTTTGTTCTGCCCCAGTGGTACCATGACCAATCAGATAGCCATCAAATGTCATACACAACCGGGTGATGAAGTTATCTGCGATGCAGATGCACATATTTACCAATACGAAGGAGGCGGGATTGCCTTTAATTCGGGGTGTTCTGTAAAATTATTATCGGGCGACAGAGGGCGTATCAATGCCGAACAAGTACGCCAAGCCATTCAGCCTGATGATGTGCACAGAGCACGTACTAGCCTAGTATGTGTAGAAAATACCAGCAACCGTGGCGGCGGAAGTTGTTATGAATGGGAAGCACTGGAGAAAATAAAACAGGTTTGTGCCGAGCACCATTTGGCATTTCATATAGACGGGGCTCGCCTGTTCAACGCTATGGTAGCAAAAGGCCAGTCGCCTCAACAATACGGTGCGTTATTCGATAGTATTTCCATTTGCCTTTCCAAAAGCCTGGGCTGTCCGGTAGGAAGTATATTGCTAGGTAGTAAGTCATTCATTAAGCAAGCCCGACGTATCAGAAAGGTACTGGGCGGAGGAATGAGACAGGCAGGTTTTTTAGCCGCAGCAGGTATCTATGCATTAACAAACAATATAGATAGACTGCAGAAAGACCATGAACACGCAAGACTCATTGAAGCGGCTTTGGAAAATAAGCCTTTTGTGGCAAGCATTTTACCTATAGAAACCAATATCATCATCTTTGAAACCAAAGGTATTACAGCAAAAGAGCTGGTTGAAAAATTGAAACAACATCAGATTCTGGGCTATGCCATTGCACCTTACAGAGTGCGACTGGTTCTTCATTTAGATATTACTGAAGCGATGGTAGCAAGAACCATCGAGGTGCTGAATGCACTTTAA
- a CDS encoding hypothetical protein (UPF0234 protein HI_1034) has protein sequence MPSFDFVSKVDAQALDNAVNVVHKELSNRFDFKGSHLVIDLDRKNYILKVETEDEMKMKQLIDVLINRAHKQGIAPEAFDLSKEGGMVGKAWKKEISVRNGIKQEDAKKIVKLIKDTGLKVQASINDNLVRVTGKKIDDLQSVIQASRGWDLGIPLQVENMRS, from the coding sequence ATGCCTTCATTCGATTTTGTTAGTAAAGTAGATGCGCAGGCGCTCGATAATGCCGTTAATGTAGTTCATAAGGAACTCTCTAATCGTTTTGACTTTAAAGGCTCGCATCTAGTCATTGATTTGGACCGTAAGAATTATATCTTGAAAGTGGAAACAGAGGATGAAATGAAAATGAAGCAGCTGATTGATGTGTTAATCAATCGAGCTCATAAGCAAGGAATTGCTCCGGAAGCATTTGACCTGAGTAAAGAGGGAGGAATGGTTGGTAAAGCGTGGAAAAAGGAAATTTCAGTGCGCAATGGTATTAAACAGGAAGATGCGAAAAAAATCGTTAAGCTGATTAAGGATACCGGACTGAAAGTACAAGCTTCCATTAACGATAATCTGGTGCGGGTAACCGGTAAGAAAATCGATGACCTGCAGTCTGTTATTCAAGCATCCCGCGGCTGGGATCTGGGAATCCCCCTGCAGGTAGAAAATATGAGGAGCTAG
- the rpmE2 gene encoding 50S ribosomal protein L31 type B — protein MKQGIHPENYRLVVFKDMSNGDAFLCRSTVNSKETIKWEDGNEYPLIKLEISNTSHPFFTGKNVLVDTAGRIDKFKRKYAKK, from the coding sequence ATGAAACAAGGTATCCATCCTGAAAATTACCGCCTCGTGGTGTTCAAAGACATGAGTAACGGTGATGCTTTTTTATGCAGATCTACTGTAAACTCTAAAGAAACCATAAAATGGGAAGACGGTAATGAATATCCGCTGATCAAATTGGAAATTTCCAATACATCACACCCGTTCTTTACTGGTAAAAATGTGTTGGTTGATACTGCAGGACGTATTGATAAATTCAAAAGAAAATACGCAAAGAAGTAA
- the cugP gene encoding UTP--glucose-1-phosphate uridylyltransferase yields MRLLFSHTNIDVKNLYPFTLTRRVEDIRVGIFTIREKWLKGLGLRESAIVTSSADDTLIIAANIVPGKGMINKVKKLKPGQRMSDEAGNTLVQYGMTVSGEPVVVDDFLRIEYSWNIFQYNGKALTWDFDLARKGRKPMSSLKNIYVSNKKNVFIEKGAVVKHAIINADEGPVFIEKGALIMEGALLRGPLYIGNGAVIKMGAKIYGATTIGPGCTVGGEVKNSVLFAYSNKAHDGYLGDSVIGEWCNLGGGTSNSNLKNTGGDITVYLQRQAFKVGKKCGVLMGDYTRTAVNTSINSGTVIGISANVFGTGLTPKYIPSFSWGYDDKVKYKLDKALQDIEQWKSFKNAILTEEEKQLITNIYKSKTK; encoded by the coding sequence ATGCGGCTGTTATTTTCCCATACCAATATAGATGTGAAAAACTTATATCCTTTTACTCTTACTAGAAGGGTTGAAGATATCAGGGTGGGGATTTTTACTATTCGGGAAAAATGGCTTAAGGGTTTGGGGCTGCGTGAAAGCGCTATTGTAACCTCCTCAGCTGATGATACGCTTATCATTGCGGCTAATATTGTTCCGGGAAAGGGGATGATAAATAAGGTGAAGAAGCTAAAACCCGGACAGCGCATGAGTGATGAAGCAGGCAATACGCTGGTGCAATATGGTATGACAGTCTCCGGTGAACCTGTTGTTGTGGACGATTTTCTAAGAATTGAGTATTCCTGGAATATATTTCAGTATAACGGTAAGGCGTTGACATGGGACTTTGATCTGGCAAGAAAAGGACGGAAGCCGATGAGCAGCCTGAAAAATATCTACGTAAGTAATAAAAAAAATGTTTTTATAGAGAAAGGGGCTGTAGTGAAGCATGCTATTATTAATGCAGATGAAGGTCCGGTGTTTATTGAAAAAGGGGCATTAATAATGGAGGGTGCGCTATTGCGTGGTCCGCTTTATATCGGTAACGGTGCGGTAATAAAAATGGGCGCTAAGATATATGGTGCCACAACTATAGGTCCGGGGTGTACAGTAGGGGGTGAGGTAAAGAACTCTGTACTGTTTGCTTATTCCAATAAGGCGCATGACGGTTACCTAGGCGATTCCGTAATTGGTGAATGGTGTAACCTTGGAGGGGGAACCTCTAATAGTAATTTGAAAAATACAGGGGGGGATATCACAGTGTATTTACAGCGTCAAGCATTTAAAGTAGGTAAGAAATGTGGTGTGTTGATGGGCGATTACACGCGTACTGCTGTAAACACTTCTATTAATTCGGGTACCGTAATAGGCATTAGTGCCAATGTATTCGGTACGGGTCTTACTCCTAAGTATATCCCTTCATTTAGTTGGGGATATGATGATAAGGTAAAGTACAAGCTGGATAAGGCATTGCAGGATATTGAGCAGTGGAAAAGTTTTAAAAATGCCATACTTACTGAAGAAGAAAAACAACTGATCACTAATATTTATAAAAGTAAAACAAAGTAA
- the tpiA gene encoding Triosephosphate isomerase, with protein MRKQIAAANWKMNLTYSEGQQLLSDILKENIGGKENHEVIFAVPFPYLAMAKEKTNGIQNYHIAAQNCSHKKSGAYTGEVSVGMLKSIDVNYCIIGHSERREYFNETNEVLAEKVNLLLEAGMTPIFCCGEPLSIREAGTQNEFVANQLKESLFHLNADDIKKVIIAYEPIWAIGTGKTATTEQAQEMHAYLRSVIAAQYGADVANEISILYGGSVKANNAKELFACADVDGGLVGGASLIATEFVEIIKALK; from the coding sequence ATGAGAAAACAAATTGCAGCAGCAAATTGGAAAATGAATCTGACTTATTCGGAAGGTCAACAATTGTTGAGCGATATATTAAAAGAAAATATTGGCGGTAAAGAAAATCATGAAGTGATTTTTGCCGTTCCGTTTCCTTATCTAGCAATGGCTAAAGAAAAAACCAATGGTATTCAAAATTATCATATAGCCGCTCAAAACTGCAGCCATAAAAAATCCGGAGCTTATACAGGTGAAGTATCTGTAGGTATGCTGAAATCTATCGATGTAAATTATTGCATCATCGGGCACAGTGAAAGAAGAGAGTACTTTAATGAGACCAATGAGGTGCTGGCAGAAAAAGTGAACTTGTTATTGGAAGCTGGTATGACGCCTATCTTCTGTTGCGGGGAACCTTTATCTATAAGAGAAGCGGGTACGCAAAACGAATTTGTTGCTAATCAACTGAAAGAATCCTTATTTCATCTGAATGCAGATGATATTAAAAAAGTAATCATTGCTTATGAACCTATCTGGGCTATAGGAACCGGTAAAACCGCTACCACCGAGCAGGCTCAGGAAATGCATGCTTACCTGCGTTCTGTAATTGCAGCGCAATATGGAGCCGATGTAGCTAATGAGATTTCGATTTTGTACGGAGGAAGCGTAAAAGCTAACAATGCAAAAGAATTATTTGCTTGTGCTGATGTAGACGGCGGACTTGTAGGGGGAGCCTCTTTAATTGCTACTGAATTCGTAGAAATAATAAAAGCGTTGAAATAA
- the iolE_2 gene encoding Inosose dehydratase has translation MNRKDFLKLSGGAAMSAAFASCFGGKANTNKGTIKNLGIQLYSLRDDLPKDPKGVLKQLASFGYKEIESYEGPQGMFWGLGHKGFKQYMDSLRLTIVSSHCDHTKDFEKKAAQAGEIGMKYLICSWVSPQRSLDDYKKIADEFNKAGEICRKNGLRFAYHNHDYSFRQQNNQFPQDILMEHTDPALVDFEMDMYWVVAAGQNPVEWMKRYRWRFKLCHIKDRKKNARPNGDDNNSCIVGTGSIDFKTILGEAKNLGMQYYILEQEAYEKAPLDCVKEGAAYLNNLVF, from the coding sequence ATGAACAGAAAAGACTTTTTAAAACTCAGCGGGGGCGCTGCCATGAGTGCAGCATTTGCTTCCTGCTTCGGAGGAAAAGCTAATACTAACAAAGGCACCATCAAAAATCTAGGCATTCAATTATATTCGCTCAGAGACGATTTGCCTAAAGACCCAAAAGGCGTACTAAAGCAACTAGCTTCTTTCGGGTATAAAGAAATTGAAAGTTACGAAGGACCTCAAGGCATGTTCTGGGGCCTCGGGCACAAAGGTTTTAAACAATACATGGACAGTCTACGTCTCACTATAGTGAGCAGCCACTGTGACCATACAAAAGATTTTGAGAAAAAGGCTGCCCAAGCCGGAGAAATTGGCATGAAATATCTGATATGCTCATGGGTAAGCCCACAAAGATCTTTAGACGATTATAAGAAAATTGCGGATGAATTTAACAAAGCGGGCGAAATATGCCGGAAAAACGGATTACGGTTTGCCTATCATAATCACGACTACAGCTTCCGTCAGCAAAATAATCAGTTTCCACAGGATATTTTGATGGAACACACCGACCCCGCCTTAGTAGACTTTGAAATGGATATGTATTGGGTAGTTGCAGCCGGACAAAATCCGGTAGAGTGGATGAAACGCTACAGATGGCGCTTCAAATTATGCCATATCAAAGACCGTAAGAAAAATGCACGTCCTAACGGCGATGACAATAATAGCTGTATCGTAGGTACCGGCTCTATCGATTTCAAAACTATTTTAGGCGAAGCTAAAAATCTGGGAATGCAGTACTACATACTGGAACAAGAAGCATACGAAAAAGCACCTCTGGATTGTGTGAAGGAAGGTGCCGCCTATCTCAATAATCTGGTATTTTAA
- the yegT gene encoding Putative nucleoside transporter YegT has translation MKSGTRIQLSLMMFLEFFIWGGWFVTLGTFLGTNLKANGLEIANVFSTQSWGAIIAPFIIGLIADRFFNAEKILGLLHLIGAGLMYMMFKAESVGQFYPYVLVYMILYMPTLALVNSVSFRQMSNPEKEFPSIRIFGTIGWIVAGVLISYVFHWDNEQNNITNDSLRNTFLMTSLASLLLGLFSFTLPKTPPAKTEQGASISQILGLDALKLLKDKNFLIFFIASILICIPLAFYYQNANPFLTAVGLENPTAKMAIGQASEVLFLLLIPFLFNRFGFKNTILIGMLAWTVRYVLFAYGNAGELAFMLIIGIALHGICYDFFFVSGQIYTDAKAGEKYKSSAQGLITLATYGVGMLIGFWVAGFVTEHYKATNPDNVGYWHNVWLVPAAIAAIVSVLFALVFKNDKKVEINA, from the coding sequence ATGAAATCAGGAACTCGAATCCAGTTATCCCTCATGATGTTTTTGGAATTTTTCATCTGGGGAGGATGGTTTGTAACCCTCGGAACCTTCTTAGGAACCAACCTCAAGGCTAATGGCTTGGAAATTGCCAACGTCTTCTCCACGCAGTCATGGGGAGCCATCATTGCACCCTTTATCATTGGTTTGATTGCCGACCGCTTCTTCAATGCAGAAAAAATATTAGGGTTATTGCATCTGATTGGTGCGGGATTAATGTACATGATGTTTAAAGCAGAAAGTGTAGGACAGTTCTATCCCTATGTACTGGTATATATGATTCTGTACATGCCCACACTGGCGCTGGTAAATTCAGTTTCTTTCCGTCAGATGTCGAATCCCGAAAAAGAATTTCCTAGCATAAGAATTTTCGGAACGATAGGTTGGATTGTGGCAGGAGTACTGATCAGCTATGTATTCCATTGGGATAATGAACAAAATAATATTACTAACGACTCACTAAGAAATACGTTCCTCATGACGTCTCTAGCATCGTTGCTACTGGGATTATTTAGCTTTACCCTTCCTAAAACGCCTCCTGCTAAAACAGAACAAGGAGCCTCGATAAGTCAGATACTGGGACTGGATGCTTTGAAACTACTAAAGGATAAAAACTTCTTGATTTTCTTTATTGCATCTATATTAATTTGTATTCCACTGGCTTTTTACTACCAAAATGCCAATCCATTTTTAACAGCTGTAGGCCTTGAGAACCCTACCGCAAAAATGGCCATCGGCCAGGCCTCTGAAGTATTGTTCCTGCTCTTAATACCTTTCCTCTTTAATAGATTTGGATTTAAGAATACCATTCTTATTGGTATGCTGGCCTGGACAGTAAGATATGTATTGTTTGCCTATGGTAATGCCGGCGAACTAGCATTTATGCTCATTATCGGTATTGCTTTGCACGGTATTTGTTATGATTTCTTCTTTGTATCAGGTCAGATTTATACCGATGCAAAGGCTGGTGAAAAATACAAAAGCTCAGCACAGGGCCTAATTACATTAGCCACCTACGGTGTAGGTATGCTCATTGGATTTTGGGTAGCAGGGTTCGTAACCGAACATTATAAAGCAACCAATCCTGACAATGTCGGTTACTGGCACAATGTATGGTTGGTGCCTGCAGCCATCGCGGCTATAGTAAGTGTACTATTTGCACTTGTATTTAAAAACGATAAAAAAGTTGAAATTAATGCCTAG
- the pyrG gene encoding CTP synthase gives MSKYIFVTGGVTSSLGKGIIAASLAKLLQARGFRVTIQKFDPYINIDPGTLNPYEHGECFVTEDGAETDLDLGHYERFLNIYTSQANNVTTGRIYQTVINKERQGAYLGKTVQVVPHITNEIKRRMMELGNTGEYDIVITEIGGTIGDIESLPFVESIRQLQWELPEEDTVVIHLTYIPYLKAAKELKTKPTQHSVRMLSQEGVSPDIIVCRTEKSLTPELKRKIALFCNVKQEAVIEAADQSTIYEVPLAMLREKLDVICLKKMNITGYKEPDLEKWYTFLDKLKYPKSVVRIGLIGKYLELQDAYKSILEAFVHAGAVNECQVQIVNIHSEYITEENVAEKLSELDGLLVAPGFGIRGVEGKITAVKYAREHGLPFFGICLGMQMAAIEFARNVLGIKQANSTEMDENTPEPVIDLMEEQKKITEKGGTMRLGAYTCVLKPNSLASSIYGTDTISERHRHRWEFNNKYLERFEQAGMVASGKNPDSGLVEIIELPTHPFFIGVQYHPELKSTVENPQPIFVNFVKAAMKYSAACKTHKNQNEMAKM, from the coding sequence ATGTCCAAATATATTTTTGTTACCGGCGGTGTAACATCATCATTGGGAAAAGGTATTATTGCTGCATCACTGGCTAAGCTATTGCAAGCACGAGGCTTCAGGGTGACGATTCAGAAATTCGACCCTTACATCAACATCGATCCCGGCACACTCAATCCTTATGAACATGGAGAATGCTTTGTTACCGAAGATGGTGCCGAAACCGACCTTGACTTGGGGCACTACGAACGCTTTCTGAACATTTACACTTCTCAGGCCAACAACGTTACTACAGGTCGTATTTATCAAACTGTTATCAACAAAGAAAGGCAAGGTGCCTACTTGGGGAAAACCGTTCAGGTAGTACCTCATATCACCAATGAAATCAAACGCCGCATGATGGAGCTGGGCAATACCGGCGAATATGATATTGTGATTACGGAAATTGGGGGTACCATCGGTGACATCGAAAGTCTTCCCTTTGTAGAGTCCATCAGACAATTACAATGGGAACTACCCGAAGAAGATACAGTGGTAATTCACCTTACCTATATCCCCTATCTGAAAGCGGCAAAAGAGCTGAAAACCAAACCTACCCAACACAGTGTAAGAATGCTGAGCCAGGAAGGTGTAAGTCCTGATATCATTGTATGCCGCACCGAAAAATCATTAACACCAGAACTGAAAAGAAAAATCGCTCTCTTCTGTAATGTAAAACAGGAAGCAGTAATTGAAGCGGCCGACCAATCCACCATTTACGAAGTACCACTGGCAATGCTTCGTGAAAAACTGGATGTCATTTGTTTGAAAAAAATGAACATCACAGGATATAAAGAGCCGGATTTGGAAAAATGGTACACCTTCCTAGACAAACTGAAATATCCCAAATCAGTAGTTCGCATAGGACTTATAGGGAAATATTTGGAATTACAAGATGCCTATAAATCTATTCTGGAAGCATTCGTACATGCAGGAGCCGTGAACGAATGTCAAGTACAGATTGTCAATATTCATAGCGAATACATCACCGAAGAAAACGTAGCCGAAAAATTGTCGGAACTGGATGGCTTATTGGTGGCGCCCGGCTTTGGGATCAGAGGTGTAGAAGGAAAAATCACTGCCGTAAAGTATGCACGTGAACATGGACTCCCCTTCTTTGGAATCTGCTTGGGGATGCAGATGGCGGCTATCGAATTTGCAAGAAATGTATTAGGCATTAAACAAGCCAACTCTACCGAAATGGACGAAAACACGCCCGAACCCGTAATCGACCTTATGGAAGAACAAAAGAAGATTACCGAAAAGGGCGGTACCATGCGACTGGGGGCTTATACCTGCGTACTTAAACCCAATAGCTTGGCCAGCTCCATTTACGGTACCGACACCATCAGTGAAAGACATCGTCACCGCTGGGAGTTCAACAATAAATATCTGGAACGTTTTGAGCAAGCCGGTATGGTAGCGAGTGGTAAAAATCCGGATAGTGGCTTGGTTGAGATTATAGAGCTGCCAACGCATCCTTTCTTCATCGGTGTACAATATCATCCCGAACTGAAAAGTACAGTTGAAAACCCGCAGCCTATTTTTGTGAACTTTGTGAAAGCTGCCATGAAGTATAGTGCAGCATGCAAAACACACAAAAATCAAAATGAAATGGCTAAGATGTAA
- the proC_1 gene encoding Pyrroline-5-carboxylate reductase: MAKKIAIIGGGNLGTAIAQGLIQSAFCDAADITITKRNVATLKGELPKTVHITSDNVQAVASSEVIILAVKPYQIENVMKEIVPVLTKKHILISVITGVTLDDLKNMASIALPVFRAMPNTAIAIRESMTCISYENATDKQVQLVTKMFSTVGKVAVIDDKLMDAATVLGACGTAFALRYVRANIQGGIEIGFDAKTASLIASQTVKGAAELLLTHHSHPEQEIDKVTTPKGCTIVGLNEMEHRGFSSSLIRGIITSYKKIAKD, translated from the coding sequence GTGGCAAAAAAAATAGCTATAATAGGTGGAGGTAATTTAGGAACTGCCATAGCGCAGGGCCTTATTCAAAGCGCTTTCTGCGATGCTGCAGACATTACGATTACCAAAAGAAATGTTGCGACGCTTAAAGGCGAACTACCCAAGACTGTTCATATTACAAGCGATAACGTTCAGGCTGTTGCTTCCAGTGAAGTAATTATTCTGGCGGTAAAACCTTACCAGATAGAAAATGTGATGAAAGAAATTGTGCCTGTATTGACCAAAAAACATATTCTTATATCGGTAATTACGGGAGTAACTTTAGACGACCTGAAAAATATGGCCTCAATAGCATTGCCTGTATTTCGTGCAATGCCTAATACAGCCATTGCCATCAGAGAAAGCATGACCTGCATCAGTTATGAAAATGCTACAGACAAACAGGTGCAATTGGTAACAAAAATGTTTAGCACTGTAGGTAAAGTAGCCGTTATCGATGATAAGCTCATGGATGCGGCAACCGTGCTGGGCGCCTGCGGTACTGCGTTCGCCCTTCGTTATGTGCGCGCCAATATTCAAGGTGGTATTGAAATTGGATTTGATGCCAAAACCGCAAGCCTCATTGCTTCTCAAACTGTAAAAGGAGCAGCTGAACTCCTGCTCACACATCATAGCCATCCGGAACAGGAAATCGATAAAGTAACTACGCCTAAAGGCTGCACTATTGTAGGGCTGAACGAAATGGAACACAGAGGATTCAGCTCATCCCTAATACGGGGAATCATTACCAGCTATAAGAAAATCGCAAAAGATTAG
- the purL gene encoding Phosphoribosylformylglycinamidine synthase subunit PurL, whose translation MEVTVKTAEQLRLTAEEFELIKQKLGRTPNFNELCAFSAMWSEHCSYKNSIKWLKTLPREGGKMLVAAGEENAGLMDIGDGLGVVFKIESHNHPSALEPFQGAATGVGGIHRDIFTMGARPIAALNSLRFGKLEEAKTQHLLAGVVHGIGHYGNCFGVPTVAGEIYFDECYHTNPLVNAMSVGIVKTGETVSATAKGEGNPVMFVGSATGKDGIGGASFASADITSESVQELPAVQVGDPFQEKKLLEACLEVIKTGAVVGMQDMGAAGIICSTAEMSAKGGVGMKIDLEKVPTRQKNMKAWELLLSESQERMLLVAEKGREKEIEAIFEKWDLPCAVIGHVTNDGILNFYMNGVLEASIPAQELVLGGGAPQYEREYKEPAYLKEIAAFDASTVPQPADLKAVAEKIIALPSIASKRWIYDQYDSMVGTVNTSTNEPSDAAVVLVKGTQKGLAVTTDCNSRYVYADPYKGALIAVSEAARNIVCSGGQPLGVTNCLNFGNPYDPEVYYQFVHAIKGMGDACRKFDTPVTGGNVSFYNQNPEGPVNPTPTIGMVGLLEDINKKMTLDFKQEGDVIYILGAQKDDINSSEYLYHIHGVKKSPAPYFNLDEEYVLQQAVLKLISEGLIRSAHDVSEGGLFVTLCESGFHRALGFDIKSNSNLRKDAFLFGEAQSRVVVSVAADKIKAFEAALPTDVPFAQLGTVTAGDLLVDGENWGQITTWQNIYDTAIEKYLSKETAADALSSL comes from the coding sequence ATGGAAGTAACAGTAAAAACCGCCGAACAGTTAAGACTAACAGCAGAAGAATTTGAGTTAATCAAACAAAAATTGGGTCGCACCCCTAATTTCAACGAATTGTGTGCCTTCTCCGCCATGTGGAGTGAGCACTGTAGTTATAAAAACTCCATTAAGTGGTTAAAAACACTCCCGCGTGAAGGCGGTAAAATGTTGGTAGCAGCAGGCGAGGAAAATGCGGGACTGATGGATATCGGCGATGGTCTTGGAGTGGTTTTTAAAATTGAATCACACAACCACCCTTCTGCACTGGAGCCCTTTCAAGGAGCTGCTACAGGCGTAGGGGGTATTCACCGCGATATTTTTACCATGGGAGCCAGACCCATTGCGGCCTTAAACTCCCTACGTTTCGGAAAACTCGAAGAAGCTAAAACACAGCACCTGCTTGCCGGAGTAGTGCACGGTATTGGTCATTACGGCAACTGCTTTGGTGTACCCACCGTTGCAGGGGAAATATATTTTGACGAATGCTATCATACCAACCCTCTGGTAAATGCCATGAGTGTAGGTATTGTAAAAACAGGCGAAACCGTTTCGGCCACTGCCAAAGGCGAAGGCAACCCTGTAATGTTTGTGGGTAGCGCTACCGGAAAAGACGGGATCGGTGGAGCTTCCTTTGCTTCGGCAGATATTACTTCCGAAAGTGTGCAAGAACTACCTGCCGTACAAGTGGGAGACCCCTTCCAAGAAAAAAAACTACTGGAAGCTTGTTTGGAAGTAATAAAAACCGGTGCCGTAGTAGGTATGCAGGACATGGGAGCTGCCGGTATTATTTGCTCTACAGCCGAAATGAGTGCCAAAGGTGGTGTAGGTATGAAAATAGATTTAGAGAAAGTACCTACCCGTCAAAAAAATATGAAAGCATGGGAACTGCTCCTTAGTGAAAGCCAAGAGCGCATGTTGCTGGTAGCAGAAAAAGGTAGAGAAAAAGAAATTGAAGCCATTTTTGAAAAATGGGATCTACCTTGCGCCGTTATAGGCCACGTCACTAACGACGGTATTCTTAACTTTTACATGAACGGAGTACTTGAAGCATCCATACCTGCACAAGAGCTAGTATTGGGCGGTGGTGCTCCTCAGTATGAACGTGAATACAAAGAACCCGCTTATCTCAAAGAGATAGCTGCTTTCGATGCCTCCACTGTTCCACAACCTGCAGACTTGAAAGCAGTTGCAGAAAAAATCATTGCGCTGCCTTCTATCGCATCCAAAAGATGGATTTATGATCAGTACGACAGCATGGTAGGCACTGTAAACACATCCACAAATGAACCTTCAGATGCAGCTGTAGTACTGGTGAAAGGCACTCAAAAAGGACTGGCAGTAACAACCGACTGCAACAGCCGCTATGTATATGCCGACCCGTATAAAGGTGCTTTAATAGCAGTGAGCGAAGCTGCCAGAAATATCGTATGCAGTGGCGGCCAGCCACTGGGTGTTACCAACTGTCTCAACTTCGGCAATCCTTACGACCCTGAAGTATATTATCAATTTGTACACGCTATTAAAGGCATGGGAGATGCCTGCCGCAAATTTGATACACCGGTAACCGGAGGTAATGTAAGCTTCTATAATCAAAATCCCGAAGGACCGGTAAATCCTACCCCCACCATCGGAATGGTAGGGCTGCTGGAAGATATCAATAAAAAGATGACCCTCGACTTCAAACAAGAAGGCGATGTAATTTATATTCTCGGTGCGCAAAAAGACGATATCAATTCATCGGAGTATCTATATCATATTCACGGAGTGAAAAAGTCTCCGGCACCTTACTTCAATTTGGATGAAGAATATGTGCTTCAACAAGCCGTGCTGAAATTGATTAGCGAAGGATTAATTCGTTCGGCGCACGACGTGAGCGAAGGCGGCTTGTTTGTAACACTCTGCGAGAGTGGTTTCCATCGTGCTCTCGGCTTCGATATTAAAAGCAACAGCAATCTTCGTAAAGATGCATTCCTGTTTGGAGAAGCGCAAAGCAGAGTGGTGGTAAGTGTGGCAGCTGATAAAATAAAAGCTTTTGAAGCAGCACTCCCCACCGATGTACCGTTTGCACAACTAGGTACAGTAACCGCTGGGGACTTACTGGTAGATGGCGAAAACTGGGGACAGATTACAACATGGCAGAACATTTACGATACAGCCATTGAAAAATATTTGAGCAAGGAAACTGCTGCAGATGCCCTGAGTAGCTTATAA